DNA from Dissulfurirhabdus thermomarina:
TCCCCGGCGTCCCGGCGCCCTTCGAGATCCTCGCCTCCCCCGCCTGCTTCACGCAGGTCAACTGGCCCATGAACCTCGTCCTCGTCCGCCGCCTGGTAAAGGTGATCCGCCGCGCCGGGGCCCGGACCGTCCTGGATCTCTACTCGGGCATCGGGAACTTCTCCCTGCCGCTGGCCACCGCCGGGCTCCGCGTCCAGGGCGTGGAGACGGACCCCGCCGCGGTGGCGGCCGCCCGGGAGGCCGCCCGGCGGCTCGGCCTCGACCCCCGCGCCGCCTTCCGGTGCGCCCGGGCGGAGGATGTCGCCCGGGAGCCCCTTGAACCGCCGCCGGACGTCCTCCTCCTCGACCCCCCGCGGCGCGGCGCGGGGGAGATCCTCCCGGCCCTGGCCCGGGGCCGCCCCCGCCTCGTGGCCTACGTCTCGTGCGACCCGGCCACCCTGGCCCGGGACCTGCGCCGGCTCCTCGCCGAAGGCTACGCCCTGGGCCGGGTGGAGGGGTTCGACCTCTTCCCCCAGACGGCCCACGCCGAGTGCCTGGCCATCCTCTACCGGGACGGCGCCGAGGACGCCCCAACCGCTTGACACCGGAAGCCCCGCCGTCTATCTTGTGCGTGTCCGGACCGATATACCCCTGGTGCGGACATCCACTGCTCGAAACTGAGACCTGAGGTCCCTCCCAGGCGATTTCTTTTTCCAACAGTCCTGATCGGTCCAGGACCCTCCCGCGGGGGGCACCTCTTCGCGACACGCAGTCTCCGCCGTTACCTATCGTGAACCATCGAACCCCCACCGGTCCTTCCGCCCGCCCGGAAGGCCGGCAAGACTGAACCCATCCCGGCGGCGGCCGCACGCCGCCGGGAGTCCATTCCACCCGCCAGCCGAATCCCCGCGCCGGCAAAGGGACGAACTCATGCCACGAAGACCCAAGGACCGAAACGCCAACCGAACGGAAAACAAGGGCCACAAGACCGCCTCCGGGGGCTCGAAGGAACCCAGCCCCGCGGCGCAGACACCGCTGAACCTGGCCGAGCTCAAGAAGAAGCAGGTTTCCGAGCTCTACCAGATCGCCAAGGACCTCGGTGTCGAATCCGCCAGCGGCCTCCGCAAGCAAGAACTCATCTTCTCCATCCTCCAGGCCCAGGCCCGCCAGAACGGGGCCGTCTACGGCGAGGGGGTCCTGGAGATCCTCCAGGACGGCTTCGGCTTTCTCCGCTCCCCCGACTACAACTACCTCCCCGGGCCCGACGACATCTACGTGAGCCCGTCCCAGGTCCGCCGCTTCAACCTGCGGACCGGCGACACCGTCTCCGGGGAGATCCGGCCCCCCAAGGAAGGCGAGCGCTACTTCGCCCTCCTCAAGGTCCACTCCATCAACTTCGAACCGCCCAGCGCGGCCTTCGACAAGATCCTCTTCGACAACCTCACCCCGCTCTATCCCAACGAGGCCTTCAAGCTCGAGACCGACCCGGACAACTACTCGGGCCGGATCATGGACCTGCTCACCCCCATCGGCAAGGGCCAGCGCGGGCTCATCGTGGCGCCCCCCCGGACGGGGAAGACCATGATGCTGCAGAGCATCGCCAACAGCATCGCCCGCAACCACCCGGAGGTGGTCCTCATCGTGCTCCTCATCGACGAGCGCCCCGAGGAAGTCACCGACATGCAGCGCTCGGTGAAGGCCGAGGTCGTCAGCTCCACCTTCGACGAGCCTCCCCAGCGCCACGTCCAGGTGAGCGAGATGGTCATCGAGAAGGCCAAGCGCCTCGTGGAGCACAAGCGCGACGTGGTGATCCTCCT
Protein-coding regions in this window:
- the rho gene encoding transcription termination factor Rho, which gives rise to MNLAELKKKQVSELYQIAKDLGVESASGLRKQELIFSILQAQARQNGAVYGEGVLEILQDGFGFLRSPDYNYLPGPDDIYVSPSQVRRFNLRTGDTVSGEIRPPKEGERYFALLKVHSINFEPPSAAFDKILFDNLTPLYPNEAFKLETDPDNYSGRIMDLLTPIGKGQRGLIVAPPRTGKTMMLQSIANSIARNHPEVVLIVLLIDERPEEVTDMQRSVKAEVVSSTFDEPPQRHVQVSEMVIEKAKRLVEHKRDVVILLDSITRLARAYNTVVPPSGKILSGGVDSNALQRPKRFFGAARNIEEGGSLTIIATALVDTGSRMDEVIFEEFKGTGNMEICLDRKLVDKRIFPAIDINRSGTRKEDLLLPPDVLARVWILRKLLSPLNPVDSMEFLLDKMEATENNAEFLASMNR